In a single window of the Fusarium falciforme chromosome 3, complete sequence genome:
- a CDS encoding RING-type domain-containing protein: MRPPRVFVLILFIAVSLLLFCRAISSSLRSAYADYPAGGFSSGSKAAQSSQSRHETTKSTKSVWGSMYYNTPFSLFPPNAAISLTDDNSTSFAARPAAFGPKLAIRGLSGQLWIGSGFAQDSLLDGTGELGCGDLPGWNKGAEAVGLNRALRAAVPSVAAPKSDASTHSKRGDQVFTRNERNHITSPSEFTNGHRGHSRNQDASNIKGKIVLLMRGGCGFLDKVMWAQRRGAIAVIVGDNQKGGPLIQMFAHGPEVDNVTIPSVFTARTTAQLLSALTQPGSFIEDTLDNQGNPVLRVQQGPRPRKHKTQRPRSSVTASTQERRSLVSSQVSSRFNRFITRRQQAPSNFARESDDETTQAVRNTLRKRAVKDTRSPPLSEDDYEEWKPKDESETLDPASIRKASVTRHSSGPSDSTADAELLKFFSETEEEDEPNAPIDRPDDRLERPDEVHEGLWVTITPTSNASPFFDTLLVLVISPLVTLTVVYALLILRARIRRRRWRAPKSVVERLPVRTYHTVATSPSLSPRAPSPSSASPTTPLLQETPTRPRPRSRTTTGVPEDESRVASSESIPTPSTSTRNNRRNEREKGSSGFSAEWKKYMGRQVECVVCLEEYVDGESQVMSLPCGHEFHVECITPWLTTRRRTCPICKGDVVRSLAHGSSSEPHYEPYRDDDSDDEETIAEGSGSRSDDRESDLEQGLLSPEPRSSRWSRHDGWLSLFSSGAGRARSPSPEDRNR; this comes from the exons ATGCGTCCTCCACGAGTTTTCGTTCTTATACTATTCATCGCCGTATCTCTCTTACTCTTCTGCCGCGCTATATCCTCGTCGCTGCGATCCGCCTACGCCGATTACCCCGCCGGTGGATTCTCGTCTGGTTCCAAGGCAGCCCAATCCTCCCAATCCCGCCATGAGACGACAAAGTCGACAAAGTCCGTTTGGGGCTCCATGTACTACAATACGCCCTTTTCGTTATTTCCTCCAAACGCCGCCATCAGTTTGACCGACGACAACAGCACGTCCTTTGCCGCCCGCCCAGCCGCCTTTGGCCCCAAGCTCGCCATCCGCGGTCTAAGTGGTCAATTATGGATCGGTAGCGGGTTCGCCCAGGATTCTCTACTCGACGGCACTGGTGAGCTGGGCTGCGGCGACTTGCCTGGGTGGAATAAGGGCGCCGAGGCCGTGGGTTTGAATAGGGCACTCCGAGCTGCCGTCCCCTCAGTTGCCGCCCCCAAGTCAGATGCTTCTACGCACTCTAAGCGAGGCGACCAAGTCTTTACTCGAAACGAGCGCAACCACATCACCAGCCCTAGCGAGTTCACAAACGGCCACCGCGGTCATTCGCGGAACCAAGATGCTTCCAATatcaagggcaagattgTGCTTTTGATGCGCGGCGGCTGTGGCTTTCTCGACAAGGTAATGTGGGCACAGCGAAGAGGTGCCATTGCCGTCATTGTAGGCGATAACCAGAAAGGCGGCCCTCTGATCCAAATGTTTGCACACGGCCCCGAGGTCGACAATGTCACTATTCCCTCCGTTTTCACCGCCCGAACCACGGCGCAGCTGCTGTCTGCGCTGACCCAGCCGGGTAGCTTTATCGAAGACACTCTCGACAACCAGGGCAACCCTGTTCTTAGGGTCCAGCAGGGTCCCAGGCCAAGGAAGCACAAGACGCAGAGACCCAGATCGAGTGTTACCGCTTCGACCCAGGAGAGACGGTCTCTGGTCAGCTCACAAGTCAGCAGCCGCTTCAACCGATTTATTACTAGGAGGCAACAGGCTCCCTCCAACTTTGCTAGGGAGTCAGATGATGAAACCACTCAGGCAGTCCGAAATACCCTTCGAAAGAGAGCGGTCAAGGACACCCGAAGCCCTCCTCTATCCGAAGATGATTACGAAGAGTGGAAGCCAAAAGACGAATCCGAGACACTGGATCCCGCCTCGATCAGAAAGGCTTCCGTTACGCGCCACAGTTCAGGACCCTCGGATTCCACAGCTGATGCTGAGCTCTTGAAATTTTTCAGTgagactgaagaggaggacgagccTAATGCACCAATCGACAGACCCGATGATAGACTAGAACGCCCCGACGAGGTACACGAAGGGCTCTGGGTGACCATTACTCCTACCAGCAACGCCAGCCCGTTTTTCGACACCCTCCTTGTGCTTGTCATCAGCCCCCTGGTAACTCTGACTGTCGTCTACGCTCTCCTTATCCTCCGCGCCAGGATCCGCcgaaggagatggagggccCCCAAGTCGGTCGTCGAGCGTCTCCCCGTTCGCACCTATCACACGGTTGCCACATCCCCAAGTCTCTCGCCAAGAGCACCTTCTCCCTCAAGCGCATCTCCCACCACTCCTCTGCTTCAGGAGACTCCTACACGCCCCCGTCCCAGGTCGAGAACCACGACTGGTGTTCCTGAGGACGAGTCGCGAGTTGCATCAAGCGAATCTATCCCGACCCCTTCGACAAGCACGAGGAACAACCGCCGTAATGAGCGCGAAAAGGGCTCCAGCGGATTCTCTGCCGAATGGAAGAAGTATATGGGACGCCAAGTCGAGTGCGTAGTCTGTCTGGAGGAGTATGTCGATGGCGAGAGCCAAGTCATGAGCCTGCCATGCGGTCACGAGTTCCACGTCGAGTGCAT tACCCCTTGGTTGACTACCCGCCGACGGACATGCCCCATTTGCAAGGGCGACGTTGTTCGATCCCTCGCTCACGGCTCGTCATCGGAACCACATTATGAGCCGTATCGCGATGATGACAGTGATGACGAGGAAACTATTGCTGAGGGCTCTGGATCTCGCTCTGACGACCGAGAATCGGACCTTGAACAAGGCCTGCTTTCGCCAGAACCCCGATCCTCACGATGGAGCCGACACGACGGTTGGCTCAGCTTGTTCTCAAGCGGTGCCGGCAGGGCAAGGTCTCCATCTCCTGAGGATCGCAACCGATAA
- a CDS encoding Aspartate-semialdehyde dehydrogenase — protein sequence MAPEFPTKKCGVLGATGSVGQRFILLLAQHPHLTLHAIGASSRSAGKKYKDAVRWKQAAPMGDVAEMVVRECKADQFKDCDVVFSGLDSDVAGDIELEFIQADIPVFSNAKNYRRDPLVPLVVPTVNLPHLDLIPHQRSVRKLNKGFLVCNSNCAVIGLVIPFAALQAAFGPISTVSIVTMQAVSGAGYPGVSSMDIIDNVVPFISGEEDKLETEARKILGRLDESGTAFVEQDGLRVSATCNRVPVMDGHTACVSLSFERKPAPSADEVREALRNYTCEAQTLGCPSAPEPAIKVFGDDQPDRPQPRLDRDLGRGYTVSVGRVRQDEAGIFDIKFTALSHNTVIGAAGSSILNAEAAILKGYI from the exons ATGGCCCCTGAATTCCCTACCAAGAAGTGCG GTGTCCTCGGTGCCACTGGCTCCGTCGGTCAgcgcttcatcctcctcctcgcccagcACCCTCATCTCACCCTCCACGCCATCGGCGCCTCATCCCGCTCCGCGGGCAAGAAGTACAAGGATGCCGTGCGGTGGAAGCAGGCCGCCCCCATGGGCGACGTCGCCgagatggtggtgagggAGTGCAAGGCGGATCAATTCAAGGACTGTGACGTTGTCTTTAGCGGTCTTGACTCGGACGTCGCCGGCGACATTG AGCTCGAGTTCATCCAGGCCGACATCCCCGTCTTCTCCAACGCCAAAAACTACCGCCGCGATCCCCTCGTCCCTCTCGTCGTTCCCACCGTCAACCTCCCTCACCTCGACCTCATCCCTCACCAGCGTTCCGTCCGCAAGCTCAACAAGGGCTTCCTCGTCTGCAACTCCAACTGCGCCGTCATCGGCCTCGTCATCCCCTTTGCTGCCCTCCAGGCCGCCTTCGGTCCCATCTCCACCGTCTCCATCGTCACCATGCAGGCCGTCTCTGGTGCTGGCTACCCCGGCGTCTCTAGCATGGACATCATTGACAACGTCGTGCCCTTCATCTCGGGCGAGGAGGATAAGCTCGAGACCGAAGCCCGCAAGATCCTGGGACGCCTCGACGAGTCTGGTACCGCTTTTGTCGAGCAGGACGGCCTCCGTGTCTCAGCCACCTGCAACCGCGTTCCCGTCATGGATGGCCACACGGCCTGCGTGAGCCTGAGCTTCGAGCGCAAGCCTGCCCCCTCAGCCGACGAGGTCCGTGAGGCCCTCCGCAACTACACCTGCGAGGCCCAGACCCTGGGCTGCCCCTCGGCCCCCGAGCCCGCCATCAAGGTCTTTGGCGATGACCAGCCCGACCGGCCTCAGCCCCGTCTCGACCGCGACCTCGGCCGTGGCTACACTGTGAGCGTTGGCCGTGTGCGCCAGGATGAGGCTGGTATCTTTGACATCAAGTTTACTGCCCTGAGCCACAACA CTGTCATTGGTGCCGCTGGTTCGTCGATATTGAATGCCGAGgccgccatcctcaaggGCTACATCTAG